In Rhodococcus qingshengii JCM 15477, the sequence CATCCGCTGCACACGAGCCGAGGCCACCTTCGGAATCGTCGCCACACGTGCGGCGGCGGCGCCGGTGTCTACCCGCATCAACGGCTGACCGGTCGGTACGGCCAGGAGCGAAAGGATCTGTTCCTCACTGACGGTCGTCGCACCGAGAACTTCGGTGCCCCGGACCGAGAGCACCGGAGACAACCAAGCCGTCAACGCAATTCCCACCACCAGCACGATTGCCAGCGGTGCCACGATCAGCGGTCGCTTGAACCACCTACGAGTCGGTGTGGGTTCGGGAGCCGGCTCCGTCGACCGCGTCGAGTATCGCGATTCGGTGCGAGTACTGCGCCGACGCGTACTGGTGGCTTGTCTGGCTCGAGGATCTCGACGCCCGCGCCGACTTCGTGCGTCGGGTGTCATCGCGGCGCGGGATGCGGCGCCGAACGCAAAGCATCGAGGATCTGTTTGCCGAGCATGGTCACGTCACCGGCACCCATCGTGATGACGATGTCGCCGGGGTGAGCCAACGCCGCCACCTGCTTCGGCGCCTGTGACAGATCCGGTTGATAGTGAACAGGTTTCGTGACCGACTGAGCGACCAGCGCACCACTGACGCCCGGCATCGGCTCTTCGCGAGCGCCGTAGACATCGAGAACGACAACCTCGTCGGCCAAGTCCAGCGCCTGCGCGAACTCCTCGGCAAACGCGGCGGTGCGTGAATAGAGATGAGGTTGGAAGACCACGATCACGCGTCCGGCTGCCGAATTGGTCGACGACGAATCGTCCTCCGGTCGAACCAGATCCGCCGCCGCGCCGAGAACCGCACGAACTTCGGTCGGATGGTGGGCGTAGTCGTCGAACACCCGGACACCACGCTCGCGGCCGGTGAACTGGAACCGGCGGTGTACGCCACCGAATCCGGCGAGCCCCTCGACGATCTCCTCCGTCTCGGCGCCGGCGTCACGGGCAGCCAGTAGAGCCGCAAGTGCGTTGAGCGCCATGTGACGACCCGGCACTGCCATCCGCACGGTTCGCGCGGCGCTCTCGCCCGCCAGGTGGAACTGCAGGACTCCCCCGACGTCGTGCGCATGGAAGCCCAGTAGTCGGACTCCGACCTCGACACCGTCGACAGGCTCGAAGGCGGTGCCCGCCTCCACTTCCTGCGCGTCTGCCGATCCGTAACCGAGTACCCGGATGTCCGAACGGCCCGAGGCCACGATTCGCTTCGCGAGATCCGCCGATCCCGGGTCGTCGAGGCAAGCAATCAAGAGCCCACCCGGACGCAACTTGTCGACAAAATCGTCGAACACCTTCACATACGCTTCGACACTCCCGAAATAGTCGAGGTGATCGGCCTCGATGTTGGTCACGACGATCACGTTGGGGTCGTACTGCAGCAGCGACCCGTCACTCTCGTCCGCCTCCGCGACAAAGACGTCACCGCTGCCGTGATGGGCATTCGTTCCCGCTTCGTTGAGTTCGCCGCCAACGGCGAACGAAGGGTCGAATCCACAGTGCTGCAGGGCGACCACGAGCATCGAGGTCGTCGACGTCTTGCCGTGTGTACCCGAAACCAGGAACGTGCGATTGCCCTGCATCAGTGATGCAAGGACAGCCGGACGAAGAATCACCGGGATTCCGCGGCGAGCGGCCTCGACGAGTTCCGGGTTGTCCTTCGGGATAGCCGCGTGCGTCGTGACGACGACGGTCGGACCACCCGGCAGCAGGTCGAGAGCATCGGCGTCGTGGCCGATCCGGACCTGCGCCCCGCGTGCACGGAGCGCCAGGACTCCTCGGCTCTCCTTGGCGTCCGAACCCGAGACGAGGCCCCCGCGGGAAAGCAGAATTCGCGCGATGCCGGACATACCGGCACCGCCGATTCCGACCATGTGTACTCGCTCGAGGTGGGCGGGCAGCGCGGTCATCGGTTTCCCCTTGCGTTTTCCTGGACGGCGTTTTCCTTTGCCGCGATGTCGAGCACGATCCGTGCGATCTCGGTTGCCGCGGTGCGGTGCCCGACGTTGGCAGCACCACTGCTCATCTTGTCGAGGCGCGCGCTGTCGCTCAGCATCGGGACGACGGTACCGGCGACGAACGTCGGCGTGAGCTCGTTGTCGGAGACGATGATCGCACCGCCCGCTGCGACAACGGGTTTCGCGTTGAGTTCCTGCTCACCATTGCCGTGCGGCAACGGAACGTAGACGGCCGGAAGCCCGACCGCCGAGACCTCGGCGACCGTCATCGCGCCCGAACGACAGATAGTCGCGTCGGCTGCGGCATACGCGAGATCCATCCGCGAAAGATAAGGAACAGCCACATACGGTGCCGTCTCCGAGTACTGCGTGACTTCGAGAGAGTTCTTGGGTCCGTGTGCGTGAAGGACCGAGATCCCGGCCTTCGCCAGTTCTTCCGCTGCTCCGGACACCGCGTCGTTGAGCGACTTCGCGCCTTGCGATCCGCCGAAGACGAGCAGAACGGGACCGTCCTGAGGTAGTCCGAAGTACTCGCGAGCTTGCGAGCGGAGTCCCGCTCGATCGAAATTGGCGATCGACGCGCGAACCGGGATGCCAACGATCTCGGCGTCCTGATCGCCGCGGTTCTTCACTCCGGAACCCGGAACAGCAGCAAGCACCCGCGTCGCCAGGCGAGCACCGATCTTGTTCGCGATGCCGGCACTGGCGTTCGCCTCGTGGATGACGATCGGAATCTTGCGGCGGCGCCGAAGAACACCACCACGTGCGGCAAGATACGCCGGAAGCGCGACGTAACCACCGAAACCGACGATCACGTCGGCGTCGACGGAATCGAGTACCTCGCGGGTCTTGCGCACCGAGGCGAGGATGCGTGTCGGCAGTTTGACGAGATCCATCGTGGGCTTACGAGGAAGCGGAACCGGGGGAATGAGCTCGAGCGTGTACCCGCGAGCCGGCACCAAGGTGGTTTCGAGACCACGCGCCGTCCCGAGCGCAGTGATTCTGGTGTCGGGCGCAGCGGCCTTGACCGCGTCCGCGACAGCAAGTGCGGGTTCGATGTGACCAGCCGTGCCTCCCCCTGCCACCACTACCGACAGAGCCGATTTGTTGCCGCTCACCTACGAATTCCTCGCTCTCGAACTTCTCGTGGATCTTGTGCCCTACGTGTCGGCGCCTGCCGACGCTGACCATTCTGCCCTCCCGCGGTGCGCTTCCGTGACCCAGCGGCCGCACCTCGGTTGGAATCCGAGGAAGGGCGAGCACCTTGATCTGCCCGCTTGCGTCGATCGCCCGTCTCGATCGCGCGCCGGCCGTCGCGTCCGCGTGCCGGTTCGATCTGCCGTGCGGGCTTCGGTCGACGGATCGGCCGGCCCCCTGACGGCGGGTGGTACAGCACGGGCTTCGGCAGTCTGAGCAACTTCGAGATCTTGCCGTCCTGCCCGGAGTTCAGAGCGGCAACTGCTTCGGGCTCGTGGCGCGCTGCATTGGCGATGACACCGAACATGAACAATGTGATCGCCAAGGACGAACCGCCGGCGGAGACCAAGGGCAACTGGAGTCCGGTCACCGGCAGCAGTCCGATGACGTAACCGATGTTGATCATTGCCTGGCCGACGATCCAGGTAGTTGCAGTGGCCGACAGGAGCCGCCAGAACGGATCGATGCTGCGGGCTGCGATCCGCAATCCCGTGTAGACGAATACAGCGAACAAACCGATCACCACTGCGCAGCCGACAAATCCCAACTCTTCGCCGATGATCGCGAAGATGAAGTCGTTGTGCGCGTTGGGTAGGTAGTTCCACTTGGCGACGCTCTGACCGAGTCCGCGTCCGAAAAAGCCCCCGTCGGCGAGCGAATACAAAGCCTGCTTGGCCTGATAGTTGTTGCCCTGCAGGTCGTCGCTCTTGTTGAAGAAGGCTTGAACTCGATCGGAACGATAACCGGCCGTCATCGCCAGCACGCCCGCCACGACGACGCCCGTCACCGCGATCGAGCCGAAGAGCTTCAGTGGCAGCCCACCGAACCACAGCAGGGCCCCGACGATGATTCCCAATGCGATGGTCGTACTGAGGTTCGGTTGCGCGACGACCAGCGCGAAGACCAGCATTGCTGCGGGCACGAGCGGAATCAGGATCGACTTCACGGATCGGTCGTCCGGCCGCCGCGAAGCCAACAGATGGGCGCCCCAGATCGCCAACGCGACCTTCATGATTTCCGAGGGCTGCACCGAGAACCCGCCGACGTTGAACCAGCGACGCGCGCCCTGCGCTTCTGTGCCGATTCCCGGAATCAGGACGAGTACCAGCATGATCAGCACGACGACGAACAGCGGAAACGAATACTGCCGGAGCACTCTCGCCGGGATCCGCAGCGCGACGTAGAAGAGCACAGCTCCGAGAATCGCGAAGATCAACTGCTGGGTGAACAACGAATACGCCGAGCCACCGGACACGTACTGCTCGACGCTCGACGCCGACAGAACCATCACGAGCCCCAAGACAGTCAACATCGTGGCAATCGTCACCACCAGGTGGAACGACGCCAACGGCCGCGCCAACCAGGCACCGATTCGGGTCTTGGGACCCTTGGTCATCGCAAGTTCCCGGCTTGGCCAAGCGAATCCGTGAACGGATCGGGTAATGCGGCTACGGCGGCGGCGAAGCTGTCACCACGATGTCCGTAGCTGGCGAACATGTCCAAGGACGCCGCGGCCGGGGCGAGTACAACTGCATCACCGGGGGACGCCAACTCGGCAGCTTCGACTACCACTGCGGCCATGACGGCATCCGCGTCGGCACCCGACGGCAGCCGGATGGTGAGAGTCGAGTTGCTGCTGTTTTCGCTCACCACTGCATCGTCCCCCGACATCACGTGCACCACGGGAACATCGGGTGCGTGTCGCGCGAGCGCGTCCTCGATCACACCAGCGTCACGCCCGAGAAGGACAGCGCCGGAGAGTCGAGGGCCGACTTCGCTCACCAATTGGTCGACGCTGGCTCCCTTGAGCAGACCGCCTGCAACCCAGACGACGCGATCGTGCGCGAGTATCGACGGTCTGGCTGCGTGCGGATTGGTGGCCTTGGAGTCGTCGATGTACACAACGGACCCGACACGGCCGACCAGCGCCCCTCGGTGTGGGCCGACCTTGTGTGCGGCCAGACCGCGTTCGACGACGTCTGCCTCGAATCCGAGTGCCCGCGCCAAGGCGGCGGCGGCCAGCGCGTCCATGACGCCTGCCGGGCCGGCGGGATCTATCGACGCTGCTTCGGCCAAGCGGACGTGATCGCCGAATGCGTTGTCCACGAGGTGTCCCGCTTCGACACCCAGTTCCCCTTCGCCCGGTTCACCCAATCTGAACCCGGTGACAATGTCTGCAGTTGCGCGAGTTCCCAGTTCGGAAGCGATTGCGTCATCGAGGCCGACCACCGCGACCTTTCCGCTCAGCGCCCGCGACTTGGCCTCGGCGTACGCGCTCATTCCGCCGTGCCAGTCGAGGTGATCCTCGGCGACGTTGAGGACCACGCCGGCATCCGGACGCACCGAAGGCGCCCAGTGCAATTGGAAGGACGACAGTTCGACAGCGAGGTACTCCACGCGCGGCGACGTCTCGGCGAGTGCGTCGAGTATCGGCAGCCCGATGTTTCCGCAGGCTCGGCCGACAACTCCAGCGGCGTCGAGAATCGAGGCCAGCATCGACGTCGTCGTGGTCTTTCCGTTCGTCCCCGTCACGACGAGCCATTTACGGGGTGTGCCGAAGTGCCCGCTGTGGTCGACGCGCCAGGAGAACTCGACGTCTCCCCAGATGGGAATCCCGTGACCGGCGGCGGCTGCAAGGATCGGTGCATCCGGCCGAAAGCCCGGACTGGTGACGACGAGCCCGTACTCGGTGATCGAATCCGGAGCATCCTCGATCGAGGTGGTGGTCACCATGCCCGCGCCGAGCTCCGCGCAGCGCTCCGCGAAGTCCAAGGTCGAATCGGCAACCGTCACGACAGCACCGAGGGCGACGAGAGGTTCGATGGTCGCTTGACCGGACACCCGCCCACCGGCGACCAGCACTCGCGTACCGCGGAGCCAGGACAGGTCGTTCTCGGAATCCGCTGAGCTGGTCATGGTTTTCAGCCTCCGAGCGCTGCGAGGTATTCGCTGTAGAAGAGTGCCAATCCGATAGCCGACGCAATAGCCGCCAGCAACCAGAATCTGATGATGACCGTGGTTTCAGCCCACCCGGCGAGTTCGAAGTGGTGATGGAACGGCGCCATTCGGAAGACCCGCCGTCGGCTGGACCGGAACACCGCTACCTGGATCACCACCGACGCGGCCTCCGCGACGAACAGTGCACCGATGACCACCATCAACAGTTCCGTGCTGGTGGTGATCGACAATCCGGCGAGCATGCCGCCGAGGGCAAGTGAACCAGTGTCGCCCATGAAGATCTTGGCGGGTGCGGCATTCCACCAGAGGAAACCGATGCACGCGCCGGCGCCGGCCGCGCAGAGCACCGCGAGATCGAGCGGGTCTCGGACGTCGTAGCAACCCTTACCGGGATTCGTCTCGCACGAGTAGCGGAACTGCCAGAACGTGATGATGACGTAGGCGCCGAGAACGAAACTCATCGCACCGGCGGCCAATCCGTCGAGGCCGTCGGTCAGGTTGACGGCATTGGACCAGGCGCTGACCAGTAGGTAGCAGAAGGCGATGAAGACCACGGACCCGAGTGAGACGGTGGCGATGTCGCGGACGTACGACAGATGAACACTGCCCGGAGTCAGCCCGTCGTCACCGCGGAACTGAAGGGCCAAAATTCCGAAGGCAATGGCAGCGACGAACTGGCCGACCAGCTTCGCTGTCTTGTTCAGTCCCAGATTGCGCTGCTTGCGGATCTTGATGAAGTCGTCGAGGAAACCGACTCCACCGAGCGCGGTGGTCAGACCGAGAACGAGTAGGCCGGACGCCGATGGCCCCTCCGCGTTGTCCATGCCGAGACCGATGAGGTGTGAGCCGAGATAGCCGGCCCAGATTCCGGTCAGGATCGCGACGCCGCCCATTGTCGGCGTGCCGCGCTTGGCCTGGTGACTGGCTGGACCTTCGGTTCGGATCTCCTGCCCGAAACCTTGTTTCGAGAACGCCTTGATCAGGATCGGCGTGAGCATGATGGAGACCGCCAGCGCGATGCCTGCGGCGAGAAGAATCTGGATCACTGCGAATCCCCGCCGTTCTCGCCATCGGTGTTCGCGTCACCGGTGTTGTCGCTGGGCGTTGCGGCCAGAATCGCTTCGGCGACCGTCCACAGTTCAACCGACTTGGACGCCTTCACCAGGACGAGATCGCCCGGTTCGAGTTCCGCTTCGAGAATGGCGATTGCCGCAGCTGCGTCGGGCACGACGACGGACTCGTCACCCCACGACCCCTCCATCACTGCTCCTTGATGCATCGCACGCGAGGTGCGGCCCGTCCCGACGACGATCAACTTGCTGACATCGAGTCTGACGGCCAGGCGACCGATCGCGTCGTGCTCGACAACTGATTCCGGTCCGAGCTCACCCATCTCTCCGAGCACAGCCCAGCTACGGCGACCGAAGTGCCGATCCGATCGCGCCATGGACACCAACGCTTTGAGGGCGGCGCGCATGGAATCGGGATTGGCGTTGTAACTGTCGTTGACGACGGTGACGCCGTCGGCGCGCTCGGTGACTTCCATCCGCCTCGCGGACGCTGCCTTCGTGCCCTCGAGGACACGCGCGATGTCTGCAACCGCGAGGCCGTTCTCGAGTGCGACGGCCGCCGCGGCCAGGGCGTTGCTCACGTGGTGTTCGCCGTGAACGGCCAGGCGAATATGTGCAGAACCCTGTGAACAGTTCAGTGTGAAGGAAGCCCTGGCCTGGTCGTCGACAACCACGTCGGTCGCCCGAACGTCGCAGTCTTCGGACTGACCGACGAATACGATCCGGGCCTTGGTTCGACTCGCCATTGCGGCGACCATGCGGTCGTCGGCGTTGAGGACCGCAACTCCACCGTCGGCTGCCGACGGGAGTGCTTCCACCAGTTCACCTTTGGCGACCGCGATCGCTTCACGCGAACCGAACTCACCGAGATGGGCAGTGCCCACATTGAGAACTACGCCGATCTTCGGCGGCGCGATCTTCGTCAGTTCGCCGACATGACCGACCCCACGGGCCGACATCTCGAGAACGAGGAAGCGGGTCCTCTCGTCGGCGCGGAGCACTGTCCACGGCAGACCTAATTCGTTGTTGAACGACCCGGGGGGCGCAACCACCTCGCCGCACTCGCGCAGCAGCGCTGCTATCAGATCCTTGGTCGAGGTCTTGCCGGCAGAACCGGTGACACCGACCAGCGTCAGTCCACCATCGGTCGGTGCGCCGTTAGTTGCCAGTTCGTCGACGACGGCTCGGGCCAGAAGGCCGAGGGCATGCAGGACCGCGGCTCCGGACCCGTCGGTGTCGTGTTCGAGCAGCATCACTGCACTGGGACCGTCGTTCGGCACCGATGGAACGACGATTGCCGGAACTCCGACCGGCCGCGCCGCGAGCACCGCCACAGCGCCCGCTGCCACCGCCGCTTCCGCGTGATCATGACCGTCGACACGCGCTCCGGGTAGGGCGAGGAAGAGCCCACCTGGAGCTACTTTGCGCGAATCGAATTCGACGGTTCCAGTCACCTGCGTCGACGAATCGTCGACGTCGTGCAGGGTTCCTCCGACGATCTCGGCGATCCGAGAGAGCGTCATCGGGATCATTGCTTGCCTCCATGTGCTGTGTTGATCGCGAATCGGCCGATCATTTCGCCCAACACCTCGCGGTCGTCGAACGGGTGTTTGACCCCGTCGATTTCTTGACCTACTTCGTGGCCTTTGCCTGCCACCAGGACGACATCTCCTGGCTGTGCCCACCGGACTGCTTGCTCGATCGCGGCGGCCCGGTCCCCCACTTCGCGAACCTCGCCGCGTTCGGATTCGGGCACGTCCATGGCGCCTTGCATCACCGAAGCGCGAATCTTCGCCGGATCCTCGGTGCGTGGGTTGTCGTCGGTGACGATCAGCAGGTCTGCGCCACGCGCACCCGCTTCACCCATCAGTGCCCGTTTGCCGGCGTCGCGATCCCCGCCTGCGCCGACCACCACGGCAACGCGACCGGGAACCTGGTTGCGCAGCGTGGCGATCACAGCTTCGAGCGCTGCCGGTTTGTGCGCGTAGTCGACCACGGCGAGAAAGCTCTGCCCCCGGTCGATCCGCTGAACTCGCCCCGGGACGTCCACGGTCCCGAGCGCTCGAACAGCCGCGTCCGGGTCGAGGCCCGCAGCAAAACTGACGGTCAACGCCAGCGCAGCGTTGGCCACGTTGTATCGCCCGGGGAGACGAAGTGAGACTGGCCACGACTGTCCGTCCGGCCCGACCAACTCGAAGGTCTGCGAGCCGTCCTCGGCAACCTCGACTGCGCCGACCGTCCACTCGGCCTCGGCCGTCGAGGTCGAGACCGTGGTCACCGCGTCGCTCTCGTCGGTCGCGGCCAACTCGGCCATCCGTCGACCCCACACGTCGTCGACGCAGACGACGGCATGCTCGGCTCGCACCGTCGACTCAGGATCGAACAACCGAGCCTTGGCCTGGAAGTACTCCTCGAAGTCCCGATGGAAATCCAGGTGGTCCTGCGAAAGATTGGTGAACGCGCCGATGTCGAAGCGGATGCCGTCGACGCGTCCGAGAGCGAGAGCGTGACTGGAGACCTCCATGACGACGGTATCGATCCCCTGCTCTGCCATCACGGCGAACAGAGCATGCAGTTGCGGAGCTTCCGGCGTGGTCAGAGCGCTGGGCACCCGGCGGCCGTCGATTCGAGTCTCGATGGTCCCGACCAGGCCGGGCTTGCGGCCGGCTCCGGCAATCGCAGCTTCGAGCAAGTACGACGTCGTGGTCTTGCCCGATGTACCGGTAATGCCGACGACCTGCATCTTCTCTGAGGGCCGGCCGTAGATTTCCGCGGAGATCTCACCGAGCACATCCCGCGGGTTCGGATGAACGAGAACTGGGACGGACCGGTCAGGCGCCTTGTCCGCGGCCTCGATCAGTTCGAGGCCGGCCTCGTCGGTCAAGATCGCGGTCGCACCGCGCCCCAGAGCGTCGACGGCGAACTGAGCGCCATGGGTCCGTGCACCGGGCAGAGCGGCGAAGAGGTCATCGGTCACGATTCCCTGCGCACGCAGGTCGACGCCCTTGACGACGACCTCCGAGGACTGTGATCCCGGTTGCCCCACCCATTCGAGGCGAGCCCCGGACAGTTCGGAGAGCGCCGTGATCGCGGTAGCAACCGGTTGTGTCGGACGCGTCCCGGGAGCGCCGTCCGAGTTCGACGATTGCAAACGATTCGGCACTGTCACTCGACTCCTGGCAATTGTCGTTGTTCTATCGCGGTCGTTGTCTATGGCGGTCGTTGTCTATGGCGGTCGCAACGCAAGCAAAGTTCGGCGCACTGCGATGAATGAGGTTACTGCGACGTTTGAGATTACCGTGTCCGGGATTCACCCGAAGACCGTGTCGAAACCGACACACCGCAATCAGTCCGCCTGCAACACCAACTTGCGACCGGGGTCCGGCGACATCGGGACACTGTCACGCTGGAGCATCCACGACGCGATGTTGTGGAACAACGGTGCCGCCGACTGACCGCCGCCGCCGTCCACGCCGCGAACCGGTGCGTCGAGCATGATTCCGATCACGAATCGAGGATTGTCCGCAGGCGCGATTCCCGCGAAGGTGATCCAGTAGTTGGAGTTGGAGTAGCACTTGCACGCGGGATCCACCTGCTGCGCGGTCCCGGTCTTTCCACTGACCTGGTATCCCTCCACACCCGCGGCAACACCGGTTCCTCGTTGGTTGCCGGTGTCTTCCTGAGTGACCGACCGGAACATGTCTCGAACGGTCGCCGCTGTCTGGGCGCTGACCACCTCGACGCCCTCGGGCTGCGGCGTCTCGGTCCGCGTGCCGGAAGAATCGACAGTCGACTTCACGATCCGCGGAGGAATTCGCACGCCGTCGTTGGCAATGGCCTGGTACATCCCGGTCATCTGCAGGGTTGTCATCGAGAGACCCTGCCCGATCGGCAGGTTCGCGAAGGTTCCGCCCGACCACTGGTCGCGACTCGGAACGCTGCCCGCGCTCTCGCCGGGAAGTCCGACGTCGGTGCGTTGTCCGAGGCCGAACCTGTTCAGCATGTCTGCGTAGCGATCCTCGCCCACTCGCTGAGCGAGCATCAAGGTGCCGACGTTCGAGGACTTTCCGAACACACCGGTAGAGGTGTACGGGGCCACACCGTGATCCCACGCGTCCTTGACTGTGGCACCGGACATCGTGATGCTGCCCGGGACCTGCAGAACTTCGTCCGGAGTTGTCTTACCGTCCTCGATGGCCGCTGCTGCGGTGACGATCTTGTTCACCGATCCGGGCTCGAACGGCGTACTGACCGACGGATTGCCCATTTCGGCTGTCGGCGCGTTCTTGTCGATGCCGATTGCGGGGTTGAAGGTGCTGTCGTTGGACATGGCCAACACCTGTCCCGTCTTGGAGTCCATGACCACAACCGAAGCGTTCTTTGCGCCCGACTTGTCCTTGGCGATCTGGACCTGCTGCTGAACGTAGAACTGGAGGTCCGAATCGATGGTCAGCTCGACACCCGAACCGTTGACTGCCGGTTGCTTGTCGCGCCAGCTACCGGGGATCACAGCGCCGTCGGAACCGCGGTCATACGTTTCGGATCCATCGGTTCCGGCGAGCGTGGAGTCCATCGAATCTTCGAGACCGAGCAAACCGTGCCCGTCCCAGCCGGTCGCGCCGACGAGATTCGCGGCCAGAGAGCCACCGGGGTACTCGCGGATGTCCTGACGCTCGAGGCCGACCTCCCGGAACTTGTCCGAGATCTCGGCAGCAACCGCCGGATCCACGCTGCGCGCGAGGTACGTGAAAGTCTCGTTGCTGTTCATCTTCTGAAGCAGATCTTTTTCCGGAACGGTATCGCCGAGCTTGGCGTGGATTCCGGCGGCGATCTCGGCGAGGCGATCGCTCACTTCCGGCGCCTGCTTGTCACCCTCGGCGCCCTGCTCGATGCTCTTGGCGCGCGCTTCCTCGAGTTCCTTGCGTACCCGCACCGGCTGGAAAGTCAGCGCCTTGGCTTCCATGGTGAAGGCGAGGGGGTTTCCGTTGCGATCGGTTATCGAGCCACGTACAGCCGGATCGACCTGGGTCGTGGTTCGTTGATTGGCAGATTCCGCAGCCAGACTCGGCGCGTCGATTCCCTGAATCCACAAGAGCTGCAATGCCGCAACGGCGAGCGCACCACACATGGTGATACGACCGACTCGCTGACGAAACGGAAATGAGGCGGTGGCCGAGCGGCGCGGACGCCGACCGGGGTTGTTACGGGAGTTCTGACTCACCGACGTTCCTCAGGCGGAGCAGGCACCGCCGTCGTGGTGGCGGGTGCTGTCGTCGTGGGGATCACAGGAACCAATTGTTCACTCTGCGCGAGGTTTCGCGTGTTATTCGGAACGCTCGGCGTGGCTCCGGGAGCAACCGGCGTTGTGGTGCGCGGGGGTGTCGCAGTCGGTGCGGGCACCGATGTGGGCGCATCGAGCGGAGGCATAGCTCCGGCAGTCGCGGGAGTCGGCGTTCCGACGACCTCGACCGAACCGTCCGGATGAACTACCAGTCGTGCAGGGTCCTTGGCGGGGACCATGCCGAGAGCGCTTGCCTGATTTGCCAACTCCGGAGCCGAGTTACGCGACTGGAAGTCACGTTCGAGCGCTGCTTTCTGCTCGACCAAAGACTGGTTGTATGCACGTGCATCACTGAGTTGGTACGAATCCTCGGCAGCGCGAGTGGTCAGCAGCAGAGTCACCGCG encodes:
- a CDS encoding UDP-N-acetylmuramoyl-tripeptide--D-alanyl-D-alanine ligase, which produces MIPMTLSRIAEIVGGTLHDVDDSSTQVTGTVEFDSRKVAPGGLFLALPGARVDGHDHAEAAVAAGAVAVLAARPVGVPAIVVPSVPNDGPSAVMLLEHDTDGSGAAVLHALGLLARAVVDELATNGAPTDGGLTLVGVTGSAGKTSTKDLIAALLRECGEVVAPPGSFNNELGLPWTVLRADERTRFLVLEMSARGVGHVGELTKIAPPKIGVVLNVGTAHLGEFGSREAIAVAKGELVEALPSAADGGVAVLNADDRMVAAMASRTKARIVFVGQSEDCDVRATDVVVDDQARASFTLNCSQGSAHIRLAVHGEHHVSNALAAAAVALENGLAVADIARVLEGTKAASARRMEVTERADGVTVVNDSYNANPDSMRAALKALVSMARSDRHFGRRSWAVLGEMGELGPESVVEHDAIGRLAVRLDVSKLIVVGTGRTSRAMHQGAVMEGSWGDESVVVPDAAAAIAILEAELEPGDLVLVKASKSVELWTVAEAILAATPSDNTGDANTDGENGGDSQ
- a CDS encoding UDP-N-acetylmuramoyl-L-alanyl-D-glutamate--2,6-diaminopimelate ligase — its product is MPNRLQSSNSDGAPGTRPTQPVATAITALSELSGARLEWVGQPGSQSSEVVVKGVDLRAQGIVTDDLFAALPGARTHGAQFAVDALGRGATAILTDEAGLELIEAADKAPDRSVPVLVHPNPRDVLGEISAEIYGRPSEKMQVVGITGTSGKTTTSYLLEAAIAGAGRKPGLVGTIETRIDGRRVPSALTTPEAPQLHALFAVMAEQGIDTVVMEVSSHALALGRVDGIRFDIGAFTNLSQDHLDFHRDFEEYFQAKARLFDPESTVRAEHAVVCVDDVWGRRMAELAATDESDAVTTVSTSTAEAEWTVGAVEVAEDGSQTFELVGPDGQSWPVSLRLPGRYNVANAALALTVSFAAGLDPDAAVRALGTVDVPGRVQRIDRGQSFLAVVDYAHKPAALEAVIATLRNQVPGRVAVVVGAGGDRDAGKRALMGEAGARGADLLIVTDDNPRTEDPAKIRASVMQGAMDVPESERGEVREVGDRAAAIEQAVRWAQPGDVVLVAGKGHEVGQEIDGVKHPFDDREVLGEMIGRFAINTAHGGKQ
- a CDS encoding peptidoglycan D,D-transpeptidase FtsI family protein — encoded protein: MSQNSRNNPGRRPRRSATASFPFRQRVGRITMCGALAVAALQLLWIQGIDAPSLAAESANQRTTTQVDPAVRGSITDRNGNPLAFTMEAKALTFQPVRVRKELEEARAKSIEQGAEGDKQAPEVSDRLAEIAAGIHAKLGDTVPEKDLLQKMNSNETFTYLARSVDPAVAAEISDKFREVGLERQDIREYPGGSLAANLVGATGWDGHGLLGLEDSMDSTLAGTDGSETYDRGSDGAVIPGSWRDKQPAVNGSGVELTIDSDLQFYVQQQVQIAKDKSGAKNASVVVMDSKTGQVLAMSNDSTFNPAIGIDKNAPTAEMGNPSVSTPFEPGSVNKIVTAAAAIEDGKTTPDEVLQVPGSITMSGATVKDAWDHGVAPYTSTGVFGKSSNVGTLMLAQRVGEDRYADMLNRFGLGQRTDVGLPGESAGSVPSRDQWSGGTFANLPIGQGLSMTTLQMTGMYQAIANDGVRIPPRIVKSTVDSSGTRTETPQPEGVEVVSAQTAATVRDMFRSVTQEDTGNQRGTGVAAGVEGYQVSGKTGTAQQVDPACKCYSNSNYWITFAGIAPADNPRFVIGIMLDAPVRGVDGGGGQSAAPLFHNIASWMLQRDSVPMSPDPGRKLVLQAD